From Streptomyces sp. NBC_00237, a single genomic window includes:
- a CDS encoding NB-ARC domain-containing protein, which produces MLGHLPEEATTFVGRRADLARVAHLLTTHRLVTLTGPPGVGKTRLALRAAQQEQRGARHPDGVWWADLSPLRDEALLVASVSDAVDFADHTLRMPAEALCEWLQLKRVLLVLDCCERLAAPVAHLVGELLTTVPRLTILATSRQALGSRSEAVVDVPPLPLDGPDGAADLFRDRARRAVPGLALDDPSVDTAVHAICTHLEGLPLALELACAQLAEDRTVQDVAQRLTARAGARLDVLAQDGTWPQRHRALRTAIGWSHELCTPLERLLWARLSVFRGDFGELEAAEICAGGPLDADTVGRALRGLVRKSVVRQRPDGSCRMLDTLREYGAMWLRELGEAPGAEARHAAFHADLVRRADEGWLGAEQAAWYRRIGDAHADLCAALDHLLEADPVAALEMAGRVGFFWSCCGHLHEARTYLTRVLETQSVPGPHRSRALWALGVTTMLQGDHEAARWLGEQCAVAAWQAKDPEDMLSAAYLLGITYLMMGRPRAAHTVADRCLVARPGDAFSSPSQLRCRLVRVFALTGMGLLAEAEEAAAELRRICAEQGECWTRAYADYQLALIALLQGRPDTAAAHARAMVDSKYRIRDSFGIALGLDVLAAALAAQGEGEQAARVYGTGFTYWGQVGHPQRGTPELEPVRAECERRARSLIGDAAYEHAYAEGVAAEQDTAVALALLGPHP; this is translated from the coding sequence GTGTTGGGACACCTCCCCGAGGAAGCCACGACCTTCGTGGGCCGCCGCGCCGATCTGGCCCGCGTCGCCCACCTCCTCACCACGCACCGCCTCGTCACCCTCACCGGCCCCCCGGGCGTCGGCAAGACCCGCCTCGCCCTGCGCGCCGCCCAGCAGGAGCAACGGGGAGCCCGGCACCCCGACGGCGTCTGGTGGGCCGACCTCTCGCCCCTCCGCGACGAGGCCCTCCTCGTCGCCTCCGTCTCCGACGCCGTCGACTTCGCCGACCACACCCTCCGCATGCCCGCCGAAGCCCTCTGCGAGTGGCTTCAGCTCAAAAGGGTCCTCCTCGTCCTCGACTGCTGCGAGCGCCTCGCCGCCCCCGTCGCCCACCTGGTCGGCGAACTCCTCACCACCGTCCCCCGGTTGACGATCCTCGCCACCAGCCGACAGGCCCTCGGGAGCAGGAGCGAGGCCGTCGTCGACGTACCGCCCCTTCCCCTGGACGGGCCGGACGGCGCCGCCGACCTCTTCCGCGACCGGGCCCGCCGGGCCGTACCGGGGCTGGCCCTCGACGACCCCTCCGTCGACACCGCGGTCCACGCCATCTGCACCCACCTCGAAGGGCTCCCCCTCGCCCTCGAACTCGCCTGCGCCCAGCTCGCCGAGGACCGCACCGTGCAGGACGTCGCGCAGCGGCTCACCGCCCGCGCCGGGGCCCGGCTCGACGTCCTGGCCCAGGACGGCACCTGGCCGCAGCGGCACCGCGCCCTGCGCACCGCCATTGGCTGGAGCCACGAGCTCTGCACCCCGCTGGAGCGGCTGCTCTGGGCCCGGCTGTCCGTCTTCCGGGGGGACTTCGGCGAGTTGGAGGCCGCCGAGATCTGCGCCGGCGGGCCGCTCGACGCGGACACCGTCGGGCGCGCCCTGCGCGGGCTCGTCCGCAAGTCCGTCGTACGGCAGCGGCCCGACGGGTCCTGCCGCATGCTCGACACGCTGCGGGAGTACGGGGCGATGTGGCTGCGGGAGCTGGGGGAGGCCCCCGGGGCCGAGGCCCGGCACGCCGCCTTCCACGCCGACCTCGTCCGCCGCGCCGACGAGGGCTGGCTCGGGGCGGAACAGGCCGCCTGGTACCGGCGGATCGGCGACGCGCACGCCGACCTGTGCGCCGCACTCGACCACCTCCTGGAGGCCGACCCGGTGGCCGCCCTGGAGATGGCCGGGCGGGTCGGCTTCTTCTGGAGCTGCTGCGGGCACCTCCACGAGGCCCGCACCTACCTCACCCGCGTGCTGGAGACCCAGAGCGTCCCCGGCCCGCACCGCTCCCGCGCCCTGTGGGCCCTCGGCGTCACCACCATGCTCCAGGGGGACCACGAGGCCGCCCGCTGGCTCGGGGAGCAGTGCGCGGTGGCGGCGTGGCAGGCCAAGGACCCGGAGGACATGCTCAGTGCCGCCTATCTGCTGGGGATCACGTATCTGATGATGGGGCGTCCGCGAGCCGCCCACACCGTCGCCGACCGGTGCCTCGTCGCCCGCCCCGGCGACGCCTTCTCCTCGCCCTCCCAGCTCCGCTGCCGTCTCGTCCGGGTCTTCGCCCTCACCGGCATGGGCCTGCTCGCCGAGGCCGAGGAGGCCGCGGCCGAACTGCGGCGGATCTGCGCCGAGCAGGGCGAGTGCTGGACGCGGGCGTACGCGGACTACCAGCTCGCGCTCATCGCCCTCCTCCAGGGGCGGCCCGACACCGCCGCCGCGCACGCGCGTGCCATGGTCGACTCCAAGTACCGGATCAGGGACAGCTTCGGCATCGCGCTCGGCCTCGACGTGCTGGCCGCCGCGCTCGCCGCCCAGGGGGAGGGGGAACAGGCGGCCAGGGTGTACGGGACCGGTTTCACCTACTGGGGGCAGGTAGGCCACCCCCAGCGCGGCACCCCCGAACTCGAGCCCGTACGGGCGGAGTGCGAGCGGCGGGCCCGGTCGCTGATCGGTGACGCCGCCTACGAGCACGCCTACGCGGAGGGCGTCGCCGCCGAGCAGGACACCGCCGTGGCCCTCGCCCTGCTCGGCCCGCATCCGTGA
- a CDS encoding metal-dependent hydrolase, giving the protein MSNTQQGPVPVASEWTPLKARHVSFDWADTPLHWLPGQPFATHTINVLHLLLPAGERWFVHVYRQALPLITDERLRGDVIGFIGQEAMHSQAHDDVLPHLKAQGLDPTPYTAQVDWLFEKLLGDRTLPPGRARRWWLLERIAIIAAIEHYTAFLGDWVLNADELDRRGADPTMLDLLRWHGAEEVEHRSVAFELFEHVDGSYRRRARTWATAFTALVFLWQRGARFFMENDPTLNGTGRARVSDFVRDGRRGLLPAPGAMARSIPRYLSRSYHPSQEGSTAQAVAYLASSPAATAAEARTAEARTSGGS; this is encoded by the coding sequence ATGTCTAATACGCAGCAGGGGCCGGTCCCGGTGGCGTCGGAGTGGACGCCGCTGAAGGCCCGCCACGTGTCCTTCGACTGGGCGGACACCCCGCTCCACTGGCTCCCGGGGCAGCCCTTCGCCACCCACACCATCAACGTCCTGCACCTGCTGCTCCCGGCGGGGGAGCGCTGGTTCGTGCACGTCTACCGGCAGGCGCTGCCGCTGATCACCGACGAGCGGCTGCGGGGGGACGTCATCGGGTTCATCGGCCAGGAGGCCATGCACTCCCAGGCCCACGACGACGTCCTGCCGCACCTCAAGGCGCAGGGGCTCGACCCCACCCCGTACACCGCGCAGGTCGACTGGCTCTTCGAGAAGCTGCTCGGGGACCGGACGCTGCCGCCCGGCAGGGCGCGCCGGTGGTGGCTCCTCGAGCGGATCGCGATCATCGCGGCCATCGAGCACTACACCGCCTTCCTCGGCGACTGGGTCCTCAACGCCGACGAGCTCGACCGGCGCGGCGCCGACCCGACCATGCTCGACCTGCTGCGCTGGCACGGGGCCGAGGAGGTCGAACACCGCTCGGTGGCCTTCGAGTTGTTCGAGCACGTCGACGGCAGCTACCGGCGCAGGGCCCGCACCTGGGCCACCGCCTTCACCGCCCTGGTCTTCCTGTGGCAGCGCGGCGCCCGCTTCTTCATGGAGAACGACCCGACGCTGAACGGGACGGGCCGGGCCCGCGTCTCGGACTTCGTACGGGACGGGCGGCGGGGGCTGCTCCCGGCCCCCGGCGCGATGGCCAGGTCCATCCCCCGCTACCTGAGCAGGAGTTACCACCCCTCCCAGGAGGGCAGCACCGCCCAGGCCGTCGCCTACCTCGCCTCGTCCCCCGCCGCCACGGCCGCCGAAGCCCGCACCGCAGAGGCCCGCACTTCCGGAGGTTCCTGA
- a CDS encoding PDR/VanB family oxidoreductase, whose product MSRARMPRVRTSRARTYLIAATAASLAVVARRALRGRVRRSPLWPLPALEEPISGQRGRSGSIRVLVSGRDEPAEGVVRLHLEAMDAGDLPRWEPGAHLDLVLPSGLVRQYSLCGDPSDRASYTVATRLICEEEGGRGGSREVHEQLHEGSEIEVRGPRNRFALVSSASYVFVAGGIGITPLLPMLRAAQAAGADWRLLYGGRSRATMPFLAEVENLGGPERVRIVAEDEDGLPDLGGLWADVPQGTAVYACGPEGLLGAVEGSLPEHCSLHVERFAPGASAGGSGAFEVELRRSGTVVQVAAGQSVLAALKPVVPNVSYSCEQGFCGTCQQRVVEGEIEHRDELLTDSERDDSLLICVSRARGERLVLDL is encoded by the coding sequence ATGTCCCGTGCTCGTATGCCCCGTGTTCGTACGTCCCGTGCTCGTACGTATCTGATCGCGGCCACAGCCGCCTCGCTCGCGGTCGTCGCCCGGCGGGCCCTGCGCGGCCGCGTGCGGCGGTCGCCGCTGTGGCCCCTGCCCGCGCTGGAGGAACCCATATCGGGGCAGCGGGGCCGGTCCGGCTCCATCCGCGTCCTGGTCAGCGGGCGCGACGAGCCCGCCGAAGGCGTCGTACGGCTGCATCTGGAGGCCATGGACGCGGGCGACCTGCCGCGCTGGGAGCCCGGCGCGCACCTGGACCTGGTGCTGCCTTCGGGGCTCGTGCGGCAGTACTCGCTGTGCGGCGATCCGTCCGACCGGGCCTCGTACACCGTCGCGACGCGGCTGATCTGCGAGGAGGAGGGCGGGCGGGGCGGCTCGCGGGAGGTGCACGAGCAGCTCCACGAGGGCTCGGAGATCGAGGTCCGAGGGCCGCGCAACCGCTTCGCGCTGGTCTCTTCGGCGTCGTACGTCTTCGTCGCGGGCGGGATCGGCATCACCCCGCTGCTGCCCATGCTGCGGGCGGCACAGGCGGCGGGCGCTGACTGGCGGCTGCTGTACGGGGGGCGGAGCCGGGCCACGATGCCGTTCCTGGCGGAGGTCGAGAACCTCGGCGGGCCCGAGCGGGTGCGGATCGTCGCCGAGGACGAGGACGGGCTGCCGGATCTCGGCGGGCTGTGGGCCGATGTGCCGCAGGGGACCGCTGTGTACGCGTGTGGCCCCGAGGGGCTGTTGGGAGCGGTGGAGGGATCGCTGCCGGAGCACTGTTCGTTGCACGTGGAGAGGTTCGCGCCGGGCGCGAGCGCCGGGGGCTCCGGCGCTTTCGAGGTGGAGCTGCGCAGGAGCGGGACCGTCGTCCAGGTGGCCGCCGGCCAGTCGGTGCTCGCGGCGCTCAAGCCGGTCGTGCCGAACGTCTCGTACTCCTGTGAGCAGGGGTTCTGCGGCACCTGCCAGCAGCGGGTCGTCGAGGGCGAGATCGAGCACAGGGACGAGCTGCTGACGGATTCGGAGCGTGACGACTCGCTGCTGATCTGCGTCTCGCGGGCGCGCGGGGAGCGGCTGGTGCTGGACCTGTAG
- a CDS encoding TetR/AcrR family transcriptional regulator, whose amino-acid sequence MTTGVRRRMGVEERRQQLIGVALELFSHRSPDEVSIDEIAAAAGISRPLVYHYFPGKQSLYEAALRRAADELAARFDEPREGPLGARLLRVMGRFFGFVDEHGPGFSALMRGGPAVGSSTTNAMIDEVRQAAYEQILDHLGVGEPPARLALVVRSWVSLAESTALLWLDGREIPRGELELQLVHDFAALMAVGAAYDPSMAQIVLRILADEPADGPFGELMGRLTGLAGALPVVPGPRTAVE is encoded by the coding sequence ATGACGACCGGGGTGCGCCGCAGGATGGGCGTCGAAGAGCGCAGGCAGCAACTGATCGGTGTGGCGCTGGAGTTGTTCAGCCACCGCTCGCCCGACGAGGTCTCGATAGACGAGATAGCCGCCGCCGCGGGAATCTCCCGGCCGCTCGTCTACCACTACTTCCCCGGCAAGCAGAGCCTGTACGAGGCGGCCCTGCGGCGTGCCGCCGACGAGCTCGCCGCGCGCTTCGACGAGCCGCGTGAAGGGCCGTTGGGCGCCCGGTTGCTGAGGGTGATGGGCCGGTTCTTCGGGTTCGTCGACGAACACGGGCCCGGTTTCTCGGCGTTGATGCGCGGCGGACCCGCGGTCGGGTCCTCGACGACGAACGCGATGATCGACGAGGTGCGGCAGGCGGCGTACGAGCAGATCCTCGACCACCTGGGCGTGGGCGAGCCGCCCGCCCGGCTCGCGCTGGTCGTACGGTCCTGGGTGTCGCTCGCCGAATCGACGGCGCTGCTGTGGCTCGACGGGCGGGAAATCCCGCGCGGCGAGCTGGAGTTGCAGCTCGTCCACGATTTCGCCGCACTGATGGCGGTCGGCGCGGCGTACGACCCGTCGATGGCTCAGATCGTCCTGCGGATACTGGCGGACGAACCGGCGGACGGGCCGTTCGGGGAACTGATGGGGCGGCTGACGGGGCTGGCGGGGGCCCTGCCGGTGGTGCCGGGGCCCCGGACCGCTGTGGAGTAG
- a CDS encoding DUF4230 domain-containing protein, translating into MDRTEARTEAGDTASPRSPSPPRPRRRVPLWITIPGVLLALFAVLLLGTRLFLIPGLGDLFGTETKDRTGPAVLKSLQDMSSYEAAAGNFQVVVDLEKDAKFLPDAIRGTRTLYVGAGTVGASVALGGLGKNDVTVNEDRTAATIRLPHATLGKPALDPDRSYAVSKQRGLLDRLGDFFSDNPNDEQAVHKLAAQRIGEAAQESELAARAEKNTTSMLQGLLRSLGFQDVSVTYKE; encoded by the coding sequence ATGGACCGCACCGAAGCGCGCACGGAGGCCGGGGACACCGCAAGTCCCCGCTCCCCCTCCCCGCCGCGACCCCGCCGCCGCGTCCCCCTCTGGATCACGATCCCGGGCGTCCTCCTCGCCCTCTTCGCCGTCCTCCTCCTCGGCACCCGCCTCTTCCTCATCCCCGGCCTCGGCGACCTCTTCGGCACCGAGACCAAGGACCGCACCGGCCCGGCCGTCCTCAAGTCCCTCCAGGACATGAGCAGTTACGAGGCGGCGGCCGGAAACTTCCAGGTGGTCGTCGACCTGGAGAAGGACGCCAAGTTCCTGCCCGACGCCATCCGAGGCACCCGCACCCTGTACGTCGGCGCGGGCACCGTCGGCGCCAGTGTCGCCCTGGGCGGCCTCGGCAAGAACGACGTCACCGTCAACGAGGACCGCACCGCCGCCACCATCCGGCTCCCGCACGCCACCCTCGGCAAACCGGCCCTCGACCCGGACCGCTCGTACGCCGTGTCCAAGCAGCGCGGCCTCCTCGACCGCCTCGGCGACTTCTTCTCGGACAACCCGAACGACGAGCAGGCCGTCCACAAGCTGGCCGCACAGCGCATCGGCGAGGCCGCCCAGGAGAGCGAACTCGCCGCCCGCGCCGAGAAGAACACGACGAGCATGCTCCAGGGCCTCCTGCGCTCCCTGGGCTTCCAGGACGTCAGCGTCACGTACAAGGAGTGA
- a CDS encoding tyrosine-protein phosphatase, with the protein MTALASTTVANLRDLGGLPLADGRTVRPGLVLRAGQLDRMDPAADPVVAALGIETIVDFRSAAERADHPDRVPQGARLVVADALADTIAAAVAHGNADDKPAAAQLKNVLSDPAMAEEHLGGGRAQALFADTYRALVSSDSARAAYRAFLLELTAPDAGPLLFHCTAGKDRTGWGATIVLTLLGASAETVESEYLAVNPAVRAAFEPMIAGFVAKGGDPEIAQAIIGVAPEYLKAALAEVDARHGSMEAYVRDGLGIPDEGVARLRERLTRGGSVPL; encoded by the coding sequence ATGACCGCACTCGCGTCGACCACCGTCGCCAACCTCCGCGACCTCGGCGGGCTCCCCCTCGCCGACGGCCGTACCGTACGTCCAGGACTGGTCCTGCGGGCCGGGCAGCTGGACCGGATGGACCCGGCGGCGGACCCGGTGGTGGCCGCGCTCGGCATCGAGACGATCGTGGACTTCCGCAGTGCCGCCGAGCGGGCGGACCACCCGGACCGGGTGCCGCAGGGGGCCCGCCTCGTCGTCGCCGACGCGCTCGCCGACACGATCGCGGCGGCGGTGGCACACGGGAACGCCGACGACAAGCCTGCGGCGGCCCAGCTGAAGAACGTGCTGTCGGACCCGGCGATGGCCGAGGAGCACCTCGGCGGGGGCCGGGCACAGGCCCTCTTCGCGGACACCTACCGGGCGCTGGTGTCCTCGGACTCGGCGCGCGCCGCGTACCGCGCCTTCCTGCTCGAACTGACCGCGCCGGACGCGGGTCCGCTGCTCTTCCACTGCACGGCGGGCAAGGACCGGACGGGGTGGGGGGCGACGATCGTACTGACCCTGCTGGGGGCTTCGGCGGAGACGGTGGAGTCGGAGTACCTGGCGGTGAACCCGGCGGTCCGGGCCGCTTTCGAGCCGATGATCGCGGGGTTCGTGGCGAAGGGGGGCGATCCGGAGATCGCGCAGGCCATCATCGGGGTCGCACCCGAGTATTTGAAGGCGGCGCTGGCGGAGGTGGACGCTCGGCACGGCTCGATGGAGGCGTACGTACGGGACGGCCTCGGCATCCCGGACGAGGGGGTGGCCCGGCTGCGCGAGCGGCTGACGCGGGGGGGCTCTGTGCCCCTTTAG
- a CDS encoding rhomboid-like protein: protein MHLSDLPVLAPAYVGGVQLGAHAARRHLPEPGSHHDFLRSCSTNVDQLEAGRWETLLTSALVVEEPMPLPYALLLLAVLGYAEYAYGAWWTAGVFLLGHTSATVLVYGGLRATGADAATRSAVDVGTSYGFNAVLGALTAAVPRGPLRLAARAGLLALGARPLLNKDRPTFTDVGHFAALALGMGAGSVLVGGRRAG, encoded by the coding sequence ATGCACCTCTCGGACCTGCCCGTCCTGGCCCCCGCGTACGTCGGCGGAGTACAGCTCGGCGCGCACGCCGCGCGCCGTCACCTGCCCGAGCCCGGCTCCCACCACGACTTCCTGCGCTCCTGCTCCACCAACGTCGACCAGCTCGAAGCGGGCCGCTGGGAGACCCTGCTGACCAGCGCGCTCGTCGTCGAGGAGCCGATGCCGCTGCCGTACGCGCTGCTGCTCCTGGCGGTCCTCGGGTACGCCGAGTACGCGTACGGGGCCTGGTGGACGGCCGGGGTCTTCCTCCTCGGCCACACCTCGGCCACGGTCCTCGTGTACGGAGGACTGCGCGCGACCGGTGCGGACGCGGCGACCCGCTCGGCGGTGGACGTCGGGACGAGCTACGGGTTCAACGCGGTGCTGGGCGCACTGACGGCGGCGGTGCCGAGGGGCCCGCTGCGCCTGGCGGCACGGGCGGGACTCCTGGCACTGGGCGCGCGCCCGCTCCTCAACAAGGACCGCCCCACCTTCACGGACGTCGGCCACTTCGCGGCGCTCGCGCTGGGGATGGGGGCGGGATCGGTGCTGGTCGGGGGCCGTCGAGCCGGTTGA
- a CDS encoding DUF1996 domain-containing protein — MGHKQHKRSTLANRTIAATAALVLGGGGLIALNVTASANEDPAASSAAAGPRMATINCPDVSNALPDVPQGARQEVDRELADMDSQLTEAYRAFAEAGNGEAGNGEAADQDAVLGPLKDRRAASLARIGDAVERQPGADRPQGLDALAPCTMQRAEERKTGSGEPPAPDSAEGDDGTGDTAPDGARRGNGPDRSDFVDIRSVRPNAPQVRNRRGASRGTFSTFCGRNENGKFNPDNVIVAPGVSNGAHHMHDYVGNQATDAFASDDVLASGRTTCRNPGDRSTYYWPVLRLQNGNSEDDSEADGGGKDQNVGEIQTPRQVTLDFVGNPTGKVTAMPRFLRIITGDAKAFTNGTTNANASWSCTGFENRQLKDAYPICPRGSQVVRTFRFQSCWDGRNADSANHRTHVAFARPDGSCGLGFSPIPQLVQRVVYAVPRGPGFAVDSFPEQLHKPVTDHGDFINVFDEKVMRRMVSCINGGERCR, encoded by the coding sequence ATGGGCCACAAACAACACAAGCGTTCTACCTTGGCGAACAGGACGATCGCGGCAACCGCCGCGCTCGTCCTCGGGGGCGGCGGCCTGATCGCCCTGAACGTGACCGCCTCCGCGAACGAGGACCCCGCCGCGTCGTCGGCCGCCGCCGGACCACGCATGGCGACGATCAACTGCCCGGACGTGTCGAACGCGCTGCCCGACGTTCCGCAGGGCGCGCGGCAGGAGGTCGACCGGGAACTGGCGGACATGGACAGCCAGCTCACGGAGGCGTACCGCGCGTTCGCGGAGGCAGGGAACGGAGAGGCCGGGAACGGAGAGGCCGCCGACCAGGACGCGGTGCTGGGCCCACTGAAAGACCGGCGGGCGGCCTCGCTCGCCCGGATCGGCGACGCCGTCGAGCGCCAGCCAGGGGCGGACCGCCCGCAGGGCCTGGACGCGCTGGCCCCGTGCACGATGCAGCGGGCGGAGGAGCGGAAGACCGGGTCCGGGGAGCCCCCGGCGCCCGACTCGGCCGAAGGAGACGACGGGACAGGGGACACCGCGCCCGACGGGGCCCGGCGGGGCAACGGCCCCGACCGGTCCGACTTCGTCGACATCCGTTCCGTACGCCCCAACGCCCCGCAGGTGCGCAATCGTCGGGGCGCTTCCCGGGGCACCTTCAGCACGTTCTGCGGGCGCAACGAAAACGGCAAATTCAATCCCGACAACGTCATCGTCGCTCCCGGTGTGAGCAATGGTGCCCACCACATGCACGATTACGTCGGAAATCAGGCCACGGACGCCTTCGCGAGTGACGACGTCCTCGCTTCGGGCCGCACCACCTGCCGGAATCCCGGCGACCGGTCGACGTATTACTGGCCGGTCCTGCGTCTCCAGAACGGAAATTCCGAGGACGATTCCGAGGCGGACGGCGGCGGAAAGGACCAGAACGTCGGAGAGATCCAGACACCGCGACAGGTCACCCTCGATTTCGTCGGCAACCCGACGGGGAAGGTCACCGCGATGCCGCGCTTCCTGCGGATCATCACGGGTGACGCGAAGGCGTTCACGAACGGCACGACGAACGCCAACGCGTCGTGGAGCTGCACCGGCTTCGAGAACCGTCAGCTGAAGGACGCTTACCCGATCTGCCCGCGCGGCAGCCAGGTGGTCCGCACCTTCCGGTTCCAGAGCTGCTGGGACGGGCGCAACGCCGACAGCGCCAACCACCGCACCCATGTTGCCTTCGCGCGCCCCGACGGATCGTGCGGGCTGGGCTTCTCGCCGATTCCGCAGCTGGTGCAGCGGGTGGTGTACGCGGTGCCCCGGGGGCCGGGGTTCGCCGTGGACTCCTTCCCGGAGCAGTTGCACAAGCCGGTCACCGACCACGGGGACTTCATCAACGTGTTCGACGAGAAGGTGATGCGGCGGATGGTGAGCTGCATCAACGGCGGAGAGCGCTGCCGCTGA
- a CDS encoding serine protease — MREQWMSRSRSVAVAGSLALMTLVSACGGPVASAPRLDPGTSPVPQKSAAVIDYPPFIGVLVDGKEHWCTASVVDSPKGNIVATAAHCVYEVDSSEPRTISFAPGFSGQGAGKQPYGSWKVRSVQVDERWQEQEDDPYDFAFLALEPDEQGRNVQEVVGAAGLDWESGTERQVTVVGYPDPDHNPDNRPVTCTTDSTADKDLPGMVRMECAGFWNGTSGSPWLTGYRGPDRPGRLIGVLSGGDTDAESTAALFGPPAKALYQRALKE, encoded by the coding sequence GTGCGTGAGCAGTGGATGTCGAGGTCCCGGAGCGTGGCCGTGGCCGGGAGCCTGGCACTGATGACGCTGGTCAGCGCGTGTGGCGGGCCGGTGGCCTCCGCACCCCGGCTGGATCCGGGCACCTCGCCCGTACCGCAGAAATCGGCCGCCGTCATCGACTACCCCCCGTTCATCGGTGTCCTCGTCGACGGCAAGGAGCACTGGTGCACGGCCAGCGTGGTGGACAGCCCCAAGGGCAACATCGTCGCCACGGCCGCCCACTGCGTGTACGAGGTGGACAGCTCCGAGCCCCGGACGATCTCCTTCGCCCCCGGCTTCTCCGGGCAGGGCGCGGGCAAGCAGCCGTACGGGAGCTGGAAGGTGCGGTCCGTGCAGGTCGACGAGCGGTGGCAGGAGCAGGAGGACGATCCGTACGACTTCGCCTTCCTCGCCCTGGAACCGGACGAGCAGGGCCGCAACGTGCAGGAGGTCGTCGGGGCCGCAGGGCTCGACTGGGAGTCCGGGACCGAGCGCCAGGTGACCGTGGTCGGCTACCCCGACCCCGACCACAACCCCGACAACCGGCCCGTCACCTGCACCACCGACAGCACCGCCGACAAGGACCTGCCCGGCATGGTGCGCATGGAGTGCGCCGGTTTCTGGAACGGCACCAGCGGCAGCCCCTGGCTGACCGGCTACCGGGGCCCGGACCGCCCCGGCAGGCTGATCGGCGTGCTGAGCGGCGGCGACACCGACGCGGAGTCGACGGCCGCGCTCTTCGGACCTCCGGCGAAGGCGCTTTATCAGCGGGCGCTGAAGGAGTGA
- a CDS encoding response regulator transcription factor, producing MRVLLAEDLFLLRDGLVRMLEAFDFEVLAAVETGPELTRAFEELEPDVAVVDVRLPPSHTDEGLQCALAARRARPGLPVLVLSQHVEQLYARELLADGNGGIGYLLKDRVFDAEQFIDAVRRVAGGGTAMDPQVIQQLLSRRAQDRPIAQLTPREKEVMELMAQGRSNAAIAAQLFVTERAVAKHTSNIFGKLDLTVSDDDNRRVLAVLAYLDR from the coding sequence TTGCGAGTCCTTCTAGCCGAAGACCTCTTTCTGCTCCGCGACGGCCTGGTCAGGATGCTCGAAGCGTTCGACTTCGAAGTCCTGGCCGCCGTCGAGACCGGCCCGGAACTGACCCGGGCCTTCGAGGAGCTGGAGCCGGACGTCGCCGTCGTCGACGTCCGGCTTCCGCCGTCCCACACCGACGAGGGACTCCAGTGCGCACTGGCGGCGCGACGGGCGAGGCCGGGACTGCCCGTACTGGTGCTGTCCCAGCACGTGGAGCAGTTGTACGCGCGGGAGTTGCTCGCGGACGGGAACGGGGGGATCGGGTACCTGCTGAAGGACCGGGTCTTCGACGCGGAACAGTTCATCGACGCGGTGCGCCGGGTGGCAGGCGGCGGTACGGCGATGGACCCGCAGGTCATCCAGCAGTTGCTGTCGCGGCGGGCGCAGGACAGACCGATAGCCCAGCTCACCCCCCGTGAGAAGGAGGTCATGGAGCTGATGGCGCAGGGCAGGTCGAACGCGGCGATCGCGGCGCAGCTCTTCGTGACGGAGCGGGCGGTGGCGAAGCACACCTCGAACATCTTCGGAAAGCTCGACCTGACGGTGTCCGACGACGACAACCGGCGCGTGCTTGCCGTGCTGGCGTACCTGGACCGGTAG